Proteins from a genomic interval of Solea solea chromosome 10, fSolSol10.1, whole genome shotgun sequence:
- the LOC131466726 gene encoding microfibril-associated glycoprotein 4-like translates to MKATYFGALLVIVASVHSDTHSYLPSDCDDIYRRDNTSSSGVYVIYPGGPTTPLHVYCDMDTDGGRWTVFQRRMDGSENFFRPWKTYKTGFGNIAGEYWLGLDNIFYLTIRKENELRVDMEGWDGAKASALYSSFSIESEKGGYQLHLGSYTGGGAGDSLINHNEMKFTTYDKDQDLWGNNCAHHYLGGFWYNQCHHVNLNGLYTTADAVAYESSCVMWNAWKGKVPLKKVTMKIRSSTKCSCKY, encoded by the exons ATGAAG GCAACATATTTCGGAGCTTTGCTGGTTATTGTGGCCTCGGTCCACTCTGACACCCATTCTTACCTGCCCAGCGACTGTGATGATATCTATCGCCGTGACAACACCAGCTCCAGTGGGGTGTACGTCATTTATCCAGGAGGTCCCACCACACCACTGCATGTCTACTGTGACATGGACACTGATGGGGGCAGATGGACG GTGTTTCAGAGGAGGATGGATGGAAGTGAAAATTTCTTCAGACCCTGGAAGACTTATAAGACAGGATTTGGGAACATTGCTGGAGAATACTGGCTCG GCCTGGACAACATCTTCTATCTTACTATAAGGAAGGAGAATGAGCTGAGAGTGGACATGGAAGGATGGGATGGTGCAAAGGCCTCAGCACTGTACTCCTCTTTCTCCATCGAGTCAGAGAAGGGTGGATATCAACTTCACCTGGGCAGCTACACAGGTGGAGGGGCAG GTGACAGTTTAATAAACCACAACGAAATGAAGTTCACCACCTACGACAAAGACCAGGATCTGTGGGGAAATAACTGCGCTCACCACTATCTGGGAGGATTCTGGTACAACCAGTGCCACCACGTTAACCTCAACGGCCTGTACACGACGGCAGATGCTGTCGCGTACGAGAGCTCCTGCGTCATGTGGAATGCGTGGAAAGGGAAGGTCCCCCTCAAAAAGGTTACCATGAAGATCAGATCATCCACCAAGTGTTCATGCAAATATTAG
- the LOC131467440 gene encoding cdc42-interacting protein 4 homolog isoform X2 codes for MDWGTDLWDQYDVIDKHTQSGLDLVERYIKFVKERTEIEQSYAKQLRSLSKKYAKRGSKDEQDCKFSNYASFQEILNELNDFAGQRELIAENMMTGICVELTKYLQDLKQERKTHLSDSKKAQQTLGDSFKQLESTKKRFAKEWAEADKATQQADKTESDLNATKLDVEKARQHAHARVHTAEECRNDYASQLQKYNKEQNYFYYTETPQIFNKLQDMDERRIRRLAEGYCQFSDIEKNVLPIISKCLEGISAAGTKINEKQDSILFIEQHKSGFERPGDVDFEDYTQGIKPATSDSSLHPPKVRTKLWPFSKKHKPPAAEDFSHLPPEQRKKRLQAKIDEITKELQKLQDQSDALEKMKGVYEQNPPMGDPSSLEPQITETAQNIGRLKGELAKYESWLSEAVGGEESSNTINNNTQHGVVAANQGHNIYSEFDDEFDDIENPIGQCTALYTFDGNSEGTISVTEGEMLSVMEEDKGDGWMRVLRASGEEGYIPSSYVKVNL; via the exons ATGGACTGGGGAACAGATCTGTGG GACCAGTATGATGTCATTGATAAGCATACGCAGTCAGGCCTGGACCTGGTGGAGCGTTACATTAAGTTTGTGAAGGAACGGACGGAGATAGAACAGAGCTACGCCAAGCAACTCAG GAGTCTGTCAAAGAAATATGCCAAACGAGGGAGCAAAGACGAACAAGACTGCAA ATTCAGCAATTACGCGTCATTCCAGGAGATCCTGAACGAGCTGAACGATTTCGCCGGCCAACGGGAGCTCATCGCTGAAAACATGATGACCGGCATCTGTGTCGAACTCACCAAGTATCTGCAGGACCTCAAACAAGAACGGaaaaca CACCTGTCAGATTCAAAAAAGGCCCAGCAGACTTTAGGGGACAGCTTTAAACAACTAGAAAGC ACTAAGAAGCGCTTTGCCAAAGAATGGGCAGAAGCAGATAAGGCCACACAACAAGCAGACAAAACGGAAAGCGACCTCAATGCCACAAAGCTGGATGTGGAGAAA GCCAGGCAGCATGCCCATGCCCGCGTGCACACGGCGGAGGAGTGTAGGAACGACTACGCGTCGCAGCTGCAGAAATACAACAAGGAACAAAACTACTTCTACTACACAGAGACACCGCAGATCTTCAAT AAACTGCAGGACATGGATGAGCGGAGGATCCGGCGACTGGCGGAGGGCTACTGTCAGTTTTCAGACATTGAAAAGAACGTGCTGCCCATCATCTCCAAGTGTTTGGAGGGAATCTCTGCGGCGGGCACGAAAATCAATGAGAAACAG GACTCAATCCTGTTCATAGAGCAGCATAAGTCCGGTTTTGAACGACCCGGAGATGTGGATTTTGAAGATTATACCCAGGGAATCAAACCAGCAACCTCTGACTCTAGCCTCCACCCGCCCAAAGTGCGCACCAAGCTCTGGCCTTTCAGCAAGAAGCACAAG ccgCCGGCTGCAGAAGATTTCTCTCACCTTCCTCcagagcagaggaagaagaggctgCAAGCGAAGATTGATGAAATCACCAAGGAGCTGCAGAAGTTGCAGGATCAAAG TGACGCACTGGAGAAGATGAAGGGTGTGTACGAGCAGAATCCACCGATGGGAGACCCATCCAGTCTGGAGCCTCAGATCACAGAGACTGCCCAGAACATAGGGCGTCTGAAGGGGGAGCTAGCCAAATATgag TCATGGCTGTCAGAAGCAGTGGGAGGAGAGGAATCTTCCAACACCATCAACAATAATACTCAACATGG TGTCGTAGCAGCCAACCAGGGCCATAACATCTACTCAGAGTTTGACGATGAGTTTGACGACATAGAGAATCCTATTGGCCAGTGCACGGCTCTATACACCTTTGACG gCAACAGCGAGGGCACCATCTCTGTCACAGAAGGAGAGATGCTGAGTGTAATGGAGGAGGATAAAGGAGACGGCTGGATGAGAGTCCTTAGAGCGAGTGGAGAGGAGGGATATATACCTTCATCATATGTCAAAGTCAATctgtag
- the LOC131467440 gene encoding cdc42-interacting protein 4 homolog isoform X1: MDWGTDLWDQYDVIDKHTQSGLDLVERYIKFVKERTEIEQSYAKQLRSLSKKYAKRGSKDEQDCKFSNYASFQEILNELNDFAGQRELIAENMMTGICVELTKYLQDLKQERKTHLSDSKKAQQTLGDSFKQLESTKKRFAKEWAEADKATQQADKTESDLNATKLDVEKARQHAHARVHTAEECRNDYASQLQKYNKEQNYFYYTETPQIFNKLQDMDERRIRRLAEGYCQFSDIEKNVLPIISKCLEGISAAGTKINEKQDSILFIEQHKSGFERPGDVDFEDYTQGIKPATSDSSLHPPKVRTKLWPFSKKHKISHAEKHMPPAAEDFSHLPPEQRKKRLQAKIDEITKELQKLQDQSDALEKMKGVYEQNPPMGDPSSLEPQITETAQNIGRLKGELAKYESWLSEAVGGEESSNTINNNTQHGVVAANQGHNIYSEFDDEFDDIENPIGQCTALYTFDGNSEGTISVTEGEMLSVMEEDKGDGWMRVLRASGEEGYIPSSYVKVNL, from the exons ATGGACTGGGGAACAGATCTGTGG GACCAGTATGATGTCATTGATAAGCATACGCAGTCAGGCCTGGACCTGGTGGAGCGTTACATTAAGTTTGTGAAGGAACGGACGGAGATAGAACAGAGCTACGCCAAGCAACTCAG GAGTCTGTCAAAGAAATATGCCAAACGAGGGAGCAAAGACGAACAAGACTGCAA ATTCAGCAATTACGCGTCATTCCAGGAGATCCTGAACGAGCTGAACGATTTCGCCGGCCAACGGGAGCTCATCGCTGAAAACATGATGACCGGCATCTGTGTCGAACTCACCAAGTATCTGCAGGACCTCAAACAAGAACGGaaaaca CACCTGTCAGATTCAAAAAAGGCCCAGCAGACTTTAGGGGACAGCTTTAAACAACTAGAAAGC ACTAAGAAGCGCTTTGCCAAAGAATGGGCAGAAGCAGATAAGGCCACACAACAAGCAGACAAAACGGAAAGCGACCTCAATGCCACAAAGCTGGATGTGGAGAAA GCCAGGCAGCATGCCCATGCCCGCGTGCACACGGCGGAGGAGTGTAGGAACGACTACGCGTCGCAGCTGCAGAAATACAACAAGGAACAAAACTACTTCTACTACACAGAGACACCGCAGATCTTCAAT AAACTGCAGGACATGGATGAGCGGAGGATCCGGCGACTGGCGGAGGGCTACTGTCAGTTTTCAGACATTGAAAAGAACGTGCTGCCCATCATCTCCAAGTGTTTGGAGGGAATCTCTGCGGCGGGCACGAAAATCAATGAGAAACAG GACTCAATCCTGTTCATAGAGCAGCATAAGTCCGGTTTTGAACGACCCGGAGATGTGGATTTTGAAGATTATACCCAGGGAATCAAACCAGCAACCTCTGACTCTAGCCTCCACCCGCCCAAAGTGCGCACCAAGCTCTGGCCTTTCAGCAAGAAGCACAAG ATATCTCATGCTGAAAAGCACATG ccgCCGGCTGCAGAAGATTTCTCTCACCTTCCTCcagagcagaggaagaagaggctgCAAGCGAAGATTGATGAAATCACCAAGGAGCTGCAGAAGTTGCAGGATCAAAG TGACGCACTGGAGAAGATGAAGGGTGTGTACGAGCAGAATCCACCGATGGGAGACCCATCCAGTCTGGAGCCTCAGATCACAGAGACTGCCCAGAACATAGGGCGTCTGAAGGGGGAGCTAGCCAAATATgag TCATGGCTGTCAGAAGCAGTGGGAGGAGAGGAATCTTCCAACACCATCAACAATAATACTCAACATGG TGTCGTAGCAGCCAACCAGGGCCATAACATCTACTCAGAGTTTGACGATGAGTTTGACGACATAGAGAATCCTATTGGCCAGTGCACGGCTCTATACACCTTTGACG gCAACAGCGAGGGCACCATCTCTGTCACAGAAGGAGAGATGCTGAGTGTAATGGAGGAGGATAAAGGAGACGGCTGGATGAGAGTCCTTAGAGCGAGTGGAGAGGAGGGATATATACCTTCATCATATGTCAAAGTCAATctgtag